The following proteins come from a genomic window of Pseudomonas syringae:
- a CDS encoding TraR/DksA family transcriptional regulator has product MVCPFDRAQALEQRQRDQAIAAQLAKPRASGPSLTHCQDCDKEIPPARQALGGMTRCVPCQTVTEKGLR; this is encoded by the coding sequence ATGGTTTGCCCGTTCGATCGTGCGCAGGCTCTGGAGCAGCGACAGCGCGACCAGGCTATTGCGGCCCAGTTGGCCAAACCGCGAGCGAGCGGGCCGAGCCTCACCCATTGCCAGGACTGCGACAAGGAGATCCCACCGGCGCGCCAGGCGTTAGGCGGCATGACCCGTTGCGTGCCTTGCCAAACCGTGACCGAAAAAGGACTTCGCTGA
- a CDS encoding GPO family capsid scaffolding protein gives MPRSLVSFWKRVATSGPTVDGRVITPQELRDIAETYSTTTYTATIWSEHDRWPGSYGTVFAVRLIEDVEGLAPGQVALEAQLKPNQKLLWLNDQGEKLFTSIEIMPDFAGTGRAYLTGLAVTDEPASLGTQELYFSRNPGNPGNPGKRVHYAAAVPLGSIGEDEPQGEVAKLFSMFTGLFKRFGIEEVPAETTPQTPTESKPPMDEATAKALQALIEQQLIVTAGIQALIDSFAEAPPAPDQAPIDDVQTAVDDIVATAEDEKQLSRKGSSNAAVLAGMNKLQAQFSALLDKPEGRHLSRTTGAADPKPKRVL, from the coding sequence ATGCCCCGTTCCCTTGTCAGCTTCTGGAAACGCGTCGCCACCAGCGGTCCTACTGTCGATGGTCGCGTCATCACGCCCCAAGAACTGCGCGACATCGCCGAGACGTACAGCACTACTACTTACACGGCCACCATCTGGTCCGAACATGACCGCTGGCCAGGCTCCTACGGCACCGTGTTTGCCGTGCGCCTGATCGAGGACGTCGAGGGTCTGGCCCCCGGCCAAGTAGCGCTCGAAGCGCAGTTGAAGCCCAACCAAAAGCTGCTGTGGCTCAACGACCAAGGCGAAAAGCTCTTCACCAGCATCGAGATCATGCCCGACTTCGCTGGCACCGGCAGGGCGTACCTGACCGGCCTGGCCGTCACCGACGAGCCGGCGAGCCTGGGCACTCAAGAACTCTACTTCTCCCGCAACCCCGGCAACCCCGGCAATCCCGGCAAGCGCGTGCATTACGCGGCGGCCGTCCCGCTGGGTTCGATTGGTGAAGACGAACCGCAGGGCGAGGTGGCCAAGCTGTTCAGCATGTTCACCGGCCTGTTCAAGCGCTTTGGCATTGAAGAGGTGCCAGCCGAAACCACCCCGCAAACCCCTACCGAGAGCAAACCCCCAATGGATGAAGCTACAGCCAAAGCGCTGCAGGCCTTGATCGAACAGCAACTGATCGTCACTGCCGGCATTCAGGCGCTGATTGACAGTTTCGCAGAGGCACCGCCGGCACCCGACCAGGCCCCGATTGACGACGTACAGACTGCGGTCGATGACATCGTGGCCACCGCCGAAGACGAAAAGCAGTTGAGCCGCAAGGGCTCGTCCAACGCTGCAGTGCTGGCCGGCATGAACAAGCTGCAGGCGCAATTCAGCGCGTTGCTGGACAAGCCGGAAGGCCGCCACCTGTCACGCACCACTGGTGCCGCTGACCCTAAACCGAAGCGGGTACTCTGA
- a CDS encoding DUF2586 domain-containing protein, which yields MALGKVSVNNLNLGQGAVSEIERYFLFIGPAAKNVGKLVPLDTQSDLDVQLGVADSDLKTQILAARSNGGDRWACIAAPIAGETTWQQALESAIRSYSFEAVVIVNPVTSQAELSAMHVAANDLSNKLGRRVFVLAATAGIAPQLSWSAYVVEQKAIVGGLAAPRVLPVPQLHGNNLGVLAGRLANAAVSIADTPMRVATGAVLGLGAEPKDMDGIPLSTAVLSQLDAARLSVPQTYPDYPGTYWGDGNMLDTPGSDFQVIENLRVVDKAARRVRALLIRYVGDRTLNSSANSMATTTSKLMAPLRAMAKSTKFAGQVFPGEIEQPKDGDIVLTWTSKTSVVAYLKLRPLNCPKDLTANIALDLSVTDSE from the coding sequence ATGGCACTCGGCAAAGTCAGCGTTAACAATCTCAACCTCGGCCAGGGTGCCGTGAGCGAGATCGAACGCTATTTCCTGTTCATCGGTCCCGCTGCCAAGAACGTCGGCAAGCTGGTCCCGTTGGACACCCAAAGTGATCTGGACGTCCAGCTGGGCGTTGCGGACAGCGACCTGAAAACCCAGATCCTGGCGGCGCGCAGCAACGGCGGCGATCGCTGGGCCTGCATCGCCGCTCCGATCGCGGGCGAAACCACCTGGCAACAGGCGCTTGAGAGCGCCATCCGCAGTTATTCCTTCGAAGCGGTGGTGATCGTCAATCCGGTGACCTCTCAGGCCGAGCTTTCAGCGATGCACGTTGCCGCCAATGACCTGAGCAACAAGCTGGGCCGCCGCGTCTTCGTGCTCGCCGCGACTGCCGGCATTGCTCCGCAGTTGAGTTGGAGCGCTTACGTTGTCGAGCAGAAAGCCATCGTCGGCGGCCTGGCTGCGCCTCGGGTTCTGCCGGTACCGCAACTGCACGGCAATAACCTGGGCGTGCTGGCCGGTCGACTGGCCAATGCCGCAGTGAGCATTGCCGACACTCCGATGCGCGTTGCCACCGGCGCGGTTCTGGGCCTGGGCGCTGAACCCAAAGACATGGACGGCATCCCGCTGAGCACCGCGGTGCTTTCGCAGCTCGACGCAGCGCGTTTGTCTGTGCCGCAGACGTACCCGGACTATCCGGGCACCTACTGGGGCGACGGCAACATGCTGGACACCCCCGGCAGTGACTTCCAGGTGATCGAGAACCTGCGTGTCGTGGACAAGGCAGCCCGCCGCGTGCGCGCTCTGCTGATCCGCTACGTAGGCGATCGGACCCTGAACAGCTCGGCCAACAGCATGGCGACCACTACGTCCAAGCTGATGGCCCCGCTGCGCGCGATGGCCAAGTCCACCAAGTTCGCCGGCCAGGTGTTCCCGGGCGAGATCGAGCAGCCCAAGGACGGCGACATCGTGCTGACCTGGACGAGCAAAACCTCTGTCGTGGCTTACCTCAAGCTGCGCCCCCTCAATTGCCCGAAAGACCTGACCGCGAACATCGCGCTGGACCTTTCCGTTACGGATTCGGAGTAA
- a CDS encoding putative phage tail assembly chaperone: protein MSEVNRSITLERGDKEFTFNLTPQVITKYFNATTQANKVAPAHNLLMCTVKDEDKAALKALLENPITTMTLAGALLEEYSPDVEVIVKKPSNMPKA, encoded by the coding sequence ATGAGCGAAGTAAACCGCAGCATCACCCTGGAACGTGGCGACAAGGAATTCACGTTCAACCTGACCCCGCAGGTGATCACCAAGTACTTCAATGCCACGACCCAGGCCAACAAGGTCGCGCCGGCCCACAACCTGCTGATGTGCACCGTCAAGGACGAAGACAAGGCCGCACTGAAGGCGCTGCTGGAAAACCCGATCACCACCATGACCCTGGCCGGTGCGTTGCTTGAAGAGTATTCGCCGGACGTTGAAGTGATCGTAAAAAAGCCCTCGAACATGCCGAAGGCCTGA
- a CDS encoding lysozyme, translating to MSLRVKITAGFLLLCSGTLTAFLGTWEGNGQNVVYADKLAGGLPTVCKGITKHTSPDPVVVGEYWSDARCAEVEGLVIAKGQLSLADCLSNQAIGQNTFDALSSHGHNFGVPTTCASRAVGLINSGRIAEGCKALAWASDGTTPVWAYVTGADGRKTFVRGLHNRRLAEMRMCLQ from the coding sequence ATGAGCCTGCGCGTCAAGATCACCGCCGGCTTCCTGCTGCTCTGCAGCGGCACGTTGACCGCCTTCCTGGGCACCTGGGAAGGCAACGGCCAGAACGTGGTGTATGCCGACAAGCTGGCCGGCGGTTTGCCCACGGTCTGCAAGGGCATCACCAAGCACACCAGCCCGGATCCAGTGGTGGTCGGTGAATATTGGTCCGATGCGCGCTGCGCCGAGGTGGAGGGCCTGGTGATCGCCAAGGGCCAGTTGAGCCTGGCCGACTGCTTGAGCAACCAGGCGATCGGGCAGAACACGTTCGACGCCTTAAGCAGCCATGGCCACAACTTCGGCGTGCCGACGACGTGCGCAAGCCGTGCCGTGGGCCTGATCAATTCGGGCCGCATTGCCGAGGGCTGCAAAGCGCTGGCCTGGGCTTCCGACGGCACGACGCCGGTGTGGGCCTATGTGACCGGTGCCGACGGCCGTAAGACCTTCGTTCGTGGCCTGCACAACCGTCGGCTGGCCGAAATGAGGATGTGCCTGCAATGA
- a CDS encoding phage virion morphogenesis protein translates to MAFDLDIRGMLEAQDLLALMELPMPKRRRLLNNVAKRVRSLSRQRIRNQQNLNGTPFAARKDTSKGKKKMETGLGKLLDVTRLTGTEAELGWRNTLTRWVASQQHNGVSERRTAAQMRQWNKVPPGTAATEKQAKTLRRLGFKTRQKGKKTLTRPSVAWIQQHLNYARAGLLIRVLDDERAESTGAQSWNIQLPARQFLGASDSETSQLVNLVLQQILNSPR, encoded by the coding sequence ATGGCCTTTGATCTGGACATTCGCGGCATGCTCGAAGCCCAGGACCTGCTGGCTTTGATGGAACTGCCGATGCCCAAGCGCAGACGTCTGTTGAACAACGTGGCCAAGCGCGTGCGCAGTCTCAGCCGCCAGCGGATCCGCAATCAGCAGAACCTGAATGGAACCCCATTTGCTGCCCGCAAGGACACGTCCAAGGGCAAGAAAAAGATGGAAACCGGTCTGGGCAAACTGCTCGATGTCACCCGCTTGACCGGCACCGAAGCCGAACTGGGCTGGCGCAACACGCTGACCCGCTGGGTTGCCTCGCAGCAGCACAATGGCGTATCCGAACGACGCACCGCCGCGCAGATGCGCCAGTGGAACAAGGTTCCGCCGGGCACCGCCGCTACCGAAAAGCAGGCCAAGACCCTGCGCCGTCTGGGTTTCAAGACCCGTCAGAAAGGCAAAAAGACCCTGACCCGCCCATCCGTGGCGTGGATCCAGCAACACCTGAACTACGCCCGGGCGGGATTGCTGATCCGCGTTCTGGACGACGAACGAGCCGAATCCACCGGTGCGCAAAGCTGGAACATCCAGCTGCCTGCGCGTCAGTTCCTCGGTGCCAGCGACAGCGAAACCAGCCAACTGGTGAACCTGGTGCTGCAACAAATCCTTAATTCACCCCGCTAA
- a CDS encoding lysis system i-spanin subunit Rz, giving the protein MTISPLRLALVLLVVGLLTWCAFEYQGNQLVAARADLVDATADLHTEREAARLARDQLAARDQLDTHHTEELNRARAQINTLQLAVADGSYRMRIKAFCPAVPGTASAAGLADAGSAELAADARSDYFTLRDELALSRQMILGLQDYIRQVVQRTPAQP; this is encoded by the coding sequence ATGACCATCAGCCCGCTGCGCCTTGCCCTGGTTTTGCTGGTGGTCGGTCTGCTGACCTGGTGCGCTTTCGAGTACCAGGGCAACCAGCTCGTCGCTGCCCGCGCTGATCTGGTCGACGCTACTGCAGATCTGCACACCGAGCGAGAGGCGGCGCGCCTGGCCCGCGATCAGCTGGCAGCGCGGGACCAGCTCGACACCCACCACACCGAGGAACTGAATCGTGCCCGCGCTCAAATCAACACTCTGCAGCTTGCTGTTGCTGATGGCAGTTACCGGATGCGCATCAAAGCTTTCTGCCCCGCAGTGCCCGGTACCGCCAGCGCCGCCGGCCTGGCTGATGCAGGCAGCGCCGAACTCGCAGCAGACGCTCGATCGGATTATTTCACCCTCAGAGACGAGCTTGCCCTCAGCCGGCAAATGATCCTCGGCCTGCAGGACTACATCCGCCAGGTCGTGCAACGCACGCCGGCACAACCCTGA
- a CDS encoding phage tail protein, which yields MIKLKALTAYLLERQLVAPEQLDSWTDQVQVELIWKPDTQGMHMGDMNYGATISIERFADHPARLFALVGSWLETHDQDRDGLPNVVFDVVMLDNDLADVDIKLQFTEAQYLAEDPAGEIEAFGNTWSFVPFELWVAESGEVTGHGL from the coding sequence GTGATCAAGCTGAAGGCGTTGACCGCCTACCTGCTCGAACGCCAATTGGTTGCCCCTGAGCAGCTCGACAGCTGGACCGACCAGGTGCAGGTGGAGCTGATCTGGAAACCTGACACCCAAGGCATGCACATGGGTGACATGAATTACGGCGCGACCATCTCGATCGAGCGGTTCGCGGATCACCCGGCGCGCCTGTTTGCCCTGGTAGGCAGCTGGCTGGAAACCCACGACCAGGACCGCGACGGTCTGCCAAACGTGGTGTTCGACGTGGTCATGCTCGACAACGACCTGGCCGACGTCGACATCAAGCTGCAGTTCACTGAAGCGCAGTACCTGGCCGAGGATCCTGCCGGCGAGATCGAGGCGTTCGGCAATACCTGGTCGTTCGTGCCGTTCGAACTGTGGGTGGCTGAAAGCGGCGAGGTGACCGGTCATGGCCTTTGA
- a CDS encoding phage tail tape measure protein, with the protein MADRSARLAFILKLTDKVSAPLGKVKTSFSDLAAKSQQNIIQMGAGLAGMVGAGKAITESLEPALEVNRALGDMRALGTTEDALASLNRTALEFSITYAASAAEFVASSRVIDGAIKGLVGGQLATITSASNLLAKVTKSDAETTGAYLGTMYNLFKSQADKMGRVEWAQQLTGQTALAVKLFRTDGAQLKDAFKEVGAIATQAGVSFAEQMAVVGTLSSTMEGGDAGGRYKAFFENLSAAAEKTGLSFTDASGNALPMLQIMDKLQGKYGDLTSAAAGTKLMEVFGGEGAQVIGALAKDTDRLRNGIAELGKVRGLENAEKMAKAMVDPWEQFGKAVEALRIAFGQSLIPTLTPLMERLVGIAKTLTRWTQLFPNITRLIGITTLVVFGFIAAMSLLTLVVGVSKMVWLGMLTVWKLLTWQGFKSIAMFLFHTVMVAAFVVGLIGLYTWMAIVRVGMLLWQGAIWLVNAAMLANPVLLIVAGIVLLAAAVVAAVVYWDELCAALMNTTAFQWISDQMAKLSSWFDSMGGWSGIAKTAWDSILSTVKGAINGLIEMANKIPGINIETTFGDLPEPPKVPDLPGQVGAPVPGPQLPAAVARSAPAQGAAARVQVKPAPPISLPQPNVLPFKPLQLPAPQISQADPIMLPPASADLAFSMPAKTALPERVEKVIELPAKSDKGIEARKAINANTSISPTKPQAVPKGGLMQSFQSQSNAMNPNQRPGTHVETLNINTSKPMTPLELENMMAMAVGG; encoded by the coding sequence ATGGCTGACCGTTCCGCCCGCCTGGCCTTCATCCTGAAACTGACCGACAAGGTCAGTGCCCCGTTGGGCAAGGTGAAAACCAGCTTCAGCGACCTTGCCGCCAAGAGCCAGCAGAACATCATTCAGATGGGTGCAGGCCTGGCCGGCATGGTGGGGGCGGGCAAGGCCATCACCGAATCATTGGAACCGGCGCTGGAAGTGAACCGGGCGCTGGGCGACATGCGCGCTTTGGGCACCACCGAAGACGCGCTGGCTTCGCTGAACCGGACGGCCCTCGAATTCTCGATCACCTACGCCGCCAGCGCCGCCGAGTTCGTGGCGTCGTCACGCGTCATCGATGGCGCGATCAAGGGCCTGGTAGGCGGCCAGCTGGCCACCATCACCAGTGCCAGCAATCTGTTGGCCAAGGTCACCAAATCCGACGCCGAAACGACCGGCGCTTACCTGGGCACCATGTACAACCTGTTCAAGTCCCAGGCAGACAAGATGGGCCGGGTGGAGTGGGCGCAGCAGTTGACCGGCCAGACCGCGCTGGCGGTGAAGCTGTTCCGCACCGATGGTGCCCAGTTGAAAGACGCCTTCAAGGAAGTCGGGGCGATCGCGACCCAGGCCGGTGTCAGCTTTGCCGAACAAATGGCGGTGGTCGGTACGCTGTCCAGCACCATGGAAGGCGGCGACGCCGGCGGGCGCTACAAGGCGTTTTTCGAAAACCTCAGCGCGGCTGCCGAGAAAACCGGCCTGAGCTTCACGGACGCCTCCGGCAATGCACTGCCCATGCTGCAGATCATGGACAAGCTGCAGGGCAAGTACGGCGACCTGACCAGTGCTGCTGCCGGCACCAAGCTGATGGAAGTGTTCGGCGGTGAAGGTGCCCAGGTGATCGGCGCGCTAGCCAAGGACACCGATCGGCTGCGCAACGGAATTGCCGAACTGGGCAAGGTCCGGGGCCTGGAGAACGCCGAGAAGATGGCCAAGGCCATGGTCGACCCCTGGGAGCAGTTTGGCAAAGCCGTCGAAGCGCTGCGCATCGCTTTCGGTCAGTCCCTGATTCCGACGCTGACCCCGCTGATGGAACGTCTGGTGGGCATTGCCAAGACCTTGACCCGCTGGACGCAACTTTTCCCGAACATCACCCGGCTTATCGGTATCACCACGCTGGTGGTCTTTGGCTTCATCGCCGCGATGTCGTTGCTGACCCTGGTAGTCGGTGTCAGCAAAATGGTGTGGCTGGGCATGCTCACCGTATGGAAGCTGCTCACCTGGCAGGGCTTCAAATCGATCGCCATGTTCCTGTTCCACACGGTCATGGTCGCGGCTTTCGTGGTCGGCCTGATCGGTCTGTACACCTGGATGGCGATCGTGCGCGTCGGCATGCTGCTGTGGCAGGGCGCAATCTGGCTGGTCAACGCCGCCATGCTGGCCAACCCGGTGCTGCTGATCGTGGCCGGCATTGTCCTGCTGGCCGCTGCCGTGGTCGCAGCGGTCGTGTACTGGGACGAGCTGTGCGCCGCACTGATGAACACCACCGCGTTCCAGTGGATCAGCGATCAGATGGCCAAACTGTCCAGCTGGTTCGACTCGATGGGCGGCTGGTCAGGCATCGCCAAAACGGCCTGGGACAGCATCCTGTCTACGGTCAAGGGCGCAATCAATGGCCTGATCGAGATGGCCAACAAGATCCCCGGCATCAACATAGAAACCACGTTTGGTGATCTGCCAGAGCCGCCGAAGGTGCCAGATCTGCCCGGTCAGGTGGGAGCACCTGTACCGGGTCCACAACTGCCGGCAGCGGTCGCTCGATCTGCGCCGGCCCAGGGTGCTGCAGCGAGAGTCCAGGTGAAACCTGCACCGCCTATCAGCCTGCCGCAACCCAACGTGCTGCCCTTCAAACCGCTGCAGTTGCCTGCTCCGCAGATCAGCCAGGCCGACCCGATCATGCTGCCGCCGGCGTCGGCTGACCTGGCGTTTTCGATGCCGGCCAAAACGGCACTGCCAGAGCGCGTCGAGAAGGTCATCGAGCTGCCCGCCAAATCGGACAAGGGTATTGAGGCCCGCAAGGCGATCAACGCCAATACGTCGATCAGTCCCACCAAACCGCAGGCCGTCCCGAAAGGAGGACTGATGCAAAGCTTCCAGAGCCAGAGCAACGCCATGAACCCCAACCAGCGCCCCGGCACCCACGTCGAGACACTGAATATCAATACCTCTAAACCGATGACACCGCTGGAGCTGGAAAACATGATGGCCATGGCGGTGGGCGGCTGA
- a CDS encoding phage major capsid protein, P2 family: MAQSLSAYGAKMFAALQVSLAESYGVELASKTFSVEPSIAQELNEAITHKSDFLQRINVIGVTEIKGQKVFLGVSGPVTGRTNTKTTDREAKDASALDDSTYELFSTESDVSLPYAKIDAWAKFPDFQQRYSAAVQKQIALDRLMIGFHGIKAAAQTNLTEFPMLQDVNKGWLQIAREQIPEQVLSQGLEAGKVRMGEGGDYANLDALVHDTKQMVDERVRDGGDLIAIIGSDLLAADKAKLYAKQGDVPTEKERIEDAQVIATYGGLPSFSVPFFPVNAVVVTSFDNLSIYFQDSSWRKQTVDNPKRSRVEDYNSRNEGYVIEQLEKFAMTENVELVKA; encoded by the coding sequence ATGGCCCAGTCACTGAGCGCATACGGCGCGAAGATGTTTGCGGCCTTGCAGGTTTCCCTGGCTGAGTCTTACGGTGTCGAGTTGGCCAGCAAGACGTTCAGCGTCGAGCCATCGATTGCCCAGGAACTCAACGAGGCGATCACCCACAAGTCCGATTTCCTGCAGCGCATCAACGTCATCGGTGTGACCGAGATCAAAGGTCAAAAGGTGTTTCTGGGCGTGTCAGGTCCTGTGACCGGTCGCACTAACACCAAGACCACCGATCGTGAAGCCAAGGACGCATCGGCGCTTGATGACAGCACCTACGAGCTGTTTTCCACCGAGTCCGACGTCAGCCTTCCTTACGCCAAGATCGACGCCTGGGCCAAGTTCCCGGACTTCCAGCAGCGTTACTCCGCAGCGGTGCAGAAGCAGATCGCACTCGACCGTCTGATGATCGGCTTCCACGGCATCAAAGCGGCTGCGCAGACCAATCTCACTGAATTTCCGATGCTGCAGGACGTGAACAAGGGTTGGCTGCAGATCGCTCGTGAGCAGATCCCTGAACAGGTTCTGAGCCAAGGCCTGGAAGCGGGCAAGGTCAGGATGGGCGAAGGTGGCGACTACGCCAACCTGGACGCTCTGGTGCATGACACCAAGCAGATGGTCGACGAGCGCGTTCGCGATGGCGGCGACCTGATCGCAATCATTGGCAGTGACCTTCTGGCAGCCGACAAGGCCAAGCTGTACGCCAAGCAAGGCGACGTGCCGACCGAGAAAGAACGCATCGAAGACGCTCAGGTCATCGCGACCTACGGCGGTCTGCCAAGCTTCAGCGTGCCGTTCTTCCCGGTCAACGCCGTTGTGGTCACCAGCTTCGACAACCTGTCGATCTACTTCCAGGACTCCAGCTGGCGCAAGCAGACCGTTGATAACCCGAAGCGCTCCCGCGTCGAGGATTACAACAGCCGTAACGAAGGCTATGTGATCGAGCAGCTGGAAAAGTTCGCCATGACTGAAAACGTCGAATTGGTGAAGGCATGA
- a CDS encoding head completion/stabilization protein, with translation MSFSGKPTVLVDERIGNDGFWPDLSIAEFQKGYRLPAEYLVEMLAADLNMAMVEVNTDLAKLKARWQGAGVSNVESADTTVLPERTFQAATYKRAVYSRAKASLLTQFATVNRRESAENLGKELPERSETFLAFSQAAVRSLQGRGRITAALL, from the coding sequence ATGAGCTTTTCCGGAAAACCCACGGTGCTGGTAGACGAACGGATCGGGAACGATGGTTTTTGGCCCGACCTATCGATAGCCGAGTTCCAGAAAGGTTACCGCCTGCCGGCGGAGTACCTGGTAGAGATGCTGGCCGCCGATCTGAACATGGCCATGGTCGAGGTCAATACCGATCTGGCCAAGTTAAAAGCGCGCTGGCAGGGCGCTGGCGTGTCCAACGTTGAATCCGCAGACACCACCGTCCTGCCAGAGCGCACCTTTCAAGCGGCGACCTATAAGCGCGCCGTCTACAGCCGCGCCAAAGCCAGCCTGCTGACTCAGTTCGCCACGGTCAACCGCCGCGAAAGCGCCGAAAACCTAGGCAAGGAATTGCCAGAGCGGTCCGAAACCTTCCTCGCTTTCAGCCAGGCCGCCGTGCGGTCGCTGCAGGGCCGTGGCCGCATCACGGCGGCGCTGCTGTGA
- a CDS encoding DUF6890 family protein, translating into MLALTQRWLPGAEPTIESMGTAKWLEDEHWRRMEIAVANGISTAFNG; encoded by the coding sequence TTGCTGGCCCTGACCCAACGCTGGCTGCCTGGCGCCGAGCCCACGATTGAAAGCATGGGCACCGCCAAGTGGCTTGAAGACGAACACTGGAGACGCATGGAAATTGCCGTCGCCAACGGCATTTCCACTGCCTTTAACGGATAA
- the gpM gene encoding phage terminase small subunit, which produces MSLALAHKRRLIAEGPAAAVAGAQMAYSADTALSSPANARKHLKLMEDALAGDLERISAINSREQRQLLKRDELLPKYLDYVQRYRDSELNFQNSVLVYVLIWLFDTEQFTQGLELADFAISQGQALPERFNRDIPTFVADEVIDWAEAEFKARRSPEPYVSNLLPRVDGEWQLFERIPARYHKLLGMIALHRKDWPVAIHHFERAEQLYESIGVGTRLADCRKALAKAQATENVGNGTE; this is translated from the coding sequence ATGAGCCTGGCACTGGCGCACAAACGCCGCTTGATCGCAGAAGGCCCAGCGGCTGCGGTCGCCGGTGCACAGATGGCTTATTCGGCTGACACCGCGTTGTCCAGTCCTGCCAATGCACGCAAGCACTTAAAGCTGATGGAAGACGCCTTGGCGGGCGATCTGGAGCGCATCAGCGCGATCAACAGCCGCGAACAGCGCCAGCTGCTCAAGCGTGACGAGCTGCTGCCCAAGTACCTGGATTACGTACAGCGGTACCGCGATTCGGAATTGAATTTCCAGAACTCGGTGCTGGTGTATGTCCTGATCTGGCTGTTCGACACCGAGCAGTTCACCCAGGGCCTGGAGCTGGCCGACTTCGCTATATCCCAGGGCCAGGCGCTGCCTGAGCGCTTCAACCGCGACATTCCGACCTTTGTTGCAGACGAGGTGATCGACTGGGCCGAGGCTGAGTTCAAGGCCAGGCGCAGCCCTGAGCCCTACGTTTCCAACCTGCTGCCCCGTGTCGACGGCGAATGGCAGCTGTTCGAACGCATTCCGGCTCGTTACCACAAGTTGCTGGGGATGATCGCGCTGCATCGCAAGGACTGGCCTGTCGCTATTCACCACTTCGAGCGAGCCGAACAGCTCTACGAAAGCATCGGTGTAGGGACGCGCCTGGCTGACTGCCGCAAGGCCCTGGCCAAAGCCCAAGCCACAGAAAACGTCGGCAACGGCACCGAATAA
- a CDS encoding phage protein — translation MAAKIGGKNFDVNLGDLLVHVEAGTIDITDNSTVAQTKGVPNGHVDGDVAAAGELELDTTNFNLLIEQAKTAGSFRELEPFDIVFFAKAGEEELRIEAFGCKVRVSSLLSIDPKGGAKNTHKVPFDVTSPDFIKINGVPYLAAAEIEGLT, via the coding sequence ATGGCCGCAAAAATTGGCGGTAAGAACTTCGACGTGAACCTGGGCGATCTGCTCGTTCACGTCGAGGCCGGCACTATCGATATCACGGACAACAGCACCGTGGCCCAGACCAAGGGTGTGCCCAATGGTCACGTCGACGGCGATGTCGCTGCAGCCGGCGAACTGGAGCTGGACACCACCAACTTCAATCTGCTGATCGAGCAGGCCAAGACTGCGGGCAGTTTCCGCGAGCTGGAGCCGTTCGACATCGTGTTCTTCGCCAAGGCCGGCGAAGAGGAACTGCGCATCGAGGCCTTCGGCTGCAAGGTCCGCGTGTCGAGCCTGCTGAGCATCGATCCCAAGGGCGGCGCGAAGAACACCCACAAGGTGCCGTTCGACGTCACCAGTCCGGACTTCATCAAGATCAACGGCGTGCCGTACCTGGCTGCTGCTGAAATCGAGGGCCTGACGTAA